One Mus musculus strain C57BL/6J chromosome 7 genomic patch of type FIX, GRCm38.p6 PATCHES MG4151_PATCH DNA segment encodes these proteins:
- the Cacng6 gene encoding voltage-dependent calcium channel gamma-6 subunit translates to MMWSNFFMQEEDRRRTAVGRRRAQEQQNLGLTPEREGKIKLGLLVAIVGATLAVLAVGTEFWVELNTYKTNGSAVCEAAHLGLWKVCIKRLWQADVPAGRETCGPAELPGEANCTYFKFFTTGENARIFQRTTKKEVNLAAAVIAVLGLTAMALGCLCVIMVLSKGAESLLRLGAVCFGLSGLLLFVSLEVFRHSVGALLQGVNPETPPAPRLAYEYSWSLGCGVGAGLILLLGGVCFLLLTLPSWPWRSLCPKWGGPTA, encoded by the exons ATGATGTGGTCTAACTTCTTCATGCAAGAGGAAGACCGACGCCGGACAGCTGTGGGCCGGCGTCGTGCCCAAGAACAGCAGAATCTCGGCTTGACTCCGGAGCGAGAGGGCAAGATCAAGCTGGGGTTGCTGGTGGCAATCGTGGGTGCTACGCTGGCTGTGCTGGCTGTGGGCACCGAGTTCTGGGTGGAACTCAATACATACAAGACCAATGGCAGCGCCGTCTGTGAGGCCGCCCATTTGGGGCTGTGGAAGGTGTGCATCAAGCGACTGTGGCAGGCGGATGTGCCCGCGGGCAGGGAGACCTGTGGCCCAGCTGAGCTGCCAGGAG AAGCAAACTGCACCTACTTCAAATTCTTCACCACGGGGGAAAATGCGCGCATCTTCCAGCGAACCACCAAGAAAG AGGTAAACCTGGCAGCTGCCGTGATAGCTGTGCTGGGCCTGACGGCCATGGCCTTGGGCTGCCTCTGTGTCATCATGGTGCTCAGTAAAGGTGCAGAGTCCCTGCTCCGATTGGGAGCTGTCTGCTTTGGCCTCTCAG GCCTGCTGCTCTTTGTCAGCCTGGAGGTGTTCCGGCATTCCGTAGGAGCCCTGCTGCAGGGAGTCAACCCTGAGACCCCTCCAGCTCCACGCCTGGCCTATGAGTATTCCTGGTCCTTAGGCTGTGGTGTGGGCGCTGGTCTAATCCTGCTGCTGGGGGGAGTCTGTTTCCTCCTGCTCACCTtgccttcctggccctggaggtCACTGTGCCCCAAGTGGGGTGGCCCAACCGCCTAG